A genomic segment from Polyangium mundeleinium encodes:
- a CDS encoding RCC1 domain-containing protein, which translates to MSRNRHALTFAPFALLLAACAGSIDAPAEGRTAEASQAITIVQKIEVGYSHVFTIADGGDLFAWGYNGNYELGLGDTTNRVAPEQSSLLDVADVDGYGLHTCAATEGGAVYCWGHNGYNKVGSGSWYSPKQTPTAVSGITDAVAVATGWEHSCALLSSGEVVCWGQNSYGQLGHGSSGSYSASPVTVSNLSDAISIDAGAYSTCALRATGKVVCWGDDWFGQLGNGSPSANQGAPVEVLGIDDVVKMVRGQNHGCALLSSGEVKCWGANNYGQLGLGSGAASLAYSAELLSSLSDIVDLGAGNSHTCAIRSDNEVFCWGLNDSRQLGDGTTTNQSAPTQITNATGAIKIDGGQVSTCALFGDGVKCWGGDSLGQLGNGAPASGSSSTPVDVVFP; encoded by the coding sequence ATGTCCAGGAATCGTCACGCCCTCACGTTCGCCCCCTTCGCCCTGCTCCTCGCCGCCTGCGCCGGCTCGATCGACGCGCCGGCCGAGGGACGGACCGCCGAGGCCTCGCAGGCCATCACCATCGTCCAGAAGATCGAGGTCGGATACTCGCACGTGTTCACCATCGCCGACGGCGGGGACCTCTTCGCCTGGGGCTACAATGGGAATTACGAGCTCGGGCTCGGCGACACGACGAATCGCGTGGCCCCCGAGCAGAGCAGCCTCCTCGATGTCGCCGACGTCGACGGGTACGGCCTGCACACCTGCGCGGCGACGGAAGGCGGCGCGGTGTATTGCTGGGGCCACAACGGCTACAACAAGGTGGGCTCGGGCTCGTGGTACAGCCCGAAGCAAACGCCCACGGCCGTCTCCGGAATCACGGACGCCGTCGCGGTCGCCACGGGGTGGGAGCATTCGTGCGCCCTCCTTTCGTCGGGCGAGGTGGTCTGCTGGGGGCAAAACTCCTACGGGCAGCTTGGCCACGGGTCGTCGGGCTCGTACTCCGCGTCGCCCGTGACCGTCTCGAACCTCTCCGACGCCATTTCGATCGACGCCGGCGCGTATTCGACGTGCGCGCTCCGCGCCACGGGCAAGGTGGTTTGCTGGGGCGACGACTGGTTCGGTCAGCTCGGCAATGGCAGCCCGAGCGCGAACCAGGGCGCGCCCGTCGAGGTGTTGGGGATCGACGATGTCGTGAAGATGGTGCGCGGGCAAAACCACGGCTGCGCGCTGCTCTCCAGTGGCGAGGTGAAATGCTGGGGCGCGAACAACTACGGGCAGCTCGGGCTCGGCTCGGGCGCAGCGAGCTTGGCGTATTCGGCCGAGCTCCTTTCGAGCCTCTCGGACATCGTGGACCTCGGCGCGGGTAACAGCCATACCTGCGCGATTCGTAGCGACAACGAGGTGTTCTGCTGGGGCCTGAACGATTCGCGGCAGCTCGGCGACGGCACGACCACGAACCAGAGCGCGCCCACGCAGATCACGAACGCCACGGGCGCGATCAAGATCGACGGCGGTCAGGTCTCCACGTGCGCGCTCTTCGGGGACGGCGTGAAATGCTGGGGCGGCGACAGCCTCGGGCAGCTCGGCAATGGCGCGCCCGCGTCGGGGAGCAGCTCCACGCCGGTCGACGTCGTGTTCCCCTGA